gctgggggctccacCATGGGCCAGGCAGAGGCTCCAGGAGGAGCCAGTGGCTGCTGCTCAagcccactgagcccggcacatTTTCCTGAGATCCCCTTTGGGAGACTTAAAGTGGCAGCCAAAGGTGTCGGTGTGGGGGGAACCTTGAGGAGGGGGCCCTTGGAAGCAGGTGGTTGACTCCTTGGGTGGGTGGGAGCCAGAGGAGGAGCTGCTCACCAAGACAGGTCAATGTGCCACCCACCCCAGGGTGGTAGCTGGAAGGCCAAGCGGGTCCCCTTCACTGGGGCTGGTGGGGTCAGGCCCAGTCTGGCAGGAAGCTGACTGGGACGGCACCCCGTCCTACCAGATGGTGGCTGACATGCGGGAGAAGCGCTACGTGCAGGAGGGTATTGGCAGCAGCTACCTGTTCCGGGTAGACCATGACACCATCATCGACGCTACCAAGTGCGGCAACCTGGCGCGGTTCATCAACCACTGCTGCACGGTgcgcaggggggtgggggaacgGGGTGGGAGGTGCTCAGGGTGGGGCGGAGACTCCAGGACCAAGGGCGTAGCTCACATGGCCCTCCCCTCCTACAGCCCAACTGCTATGCCAAGGTGATCACCATCGAGTCCCAGAAGAAGATCGTGATTTACTCCAAGCAGCCGATTGGTGTGGACGAGGAGATCACGTACGACTACAAGTTCCCTCTGGAGGACAACAAGATCCCGTGTCTGTGCGGCACCGAGAGCTGCCGGGGCTCCCTCAACTGAGGTGGGGCGGGACCGGCGCCCGCGCCTCTATTTATTTCCCCGGGGTCTGGGGAGCCCTAAGCCCAGTGAGGGAGCCTCAGTCCCCGGAGGTAACTCCTGCCTCCCCTGTcgcccctgcccacccacctcctaacttttttttctttgcggAGAAGAAGCTGTAAATGTTTTGTAGCTGCCAGCAGCTGTTTCCTGTGGAAACCTGGGGTGCCGGCCTGTACAGATCCTGTTCTTGGGGGGCTGCATAGCCCCCTTGCTTTGTGTTAATGGGGACTTCCCCTTTGTGCCCTGCGTGCACCCCTCCCCAGTTCAGGGGTCTCTAGGGGCAGCGGCCATGTTCTCCCCCTGGGGGGGGTGCCCTGTGCCCCCAGTCCTAGGGACTCCGTGCCTGGAACCCTGCCTCATCTTCTGTTCCTGCCAGACCCTGTGGGTCACCCTCCCACCCTGGTTCCTGGAAGCTTCTGCTCTGCCAGACCAGGATGATGGGGGGTGGGCCCTTCCTATTGGGCTGGATTGTACATATGTTAATAGCGCAAACCCAACGCCACATTTTTATAATTGTGATTAAACTTTATTGTACAAAAGTGCTTGGTCAGTATCTTTGGGGAAGAGTAGGTGggtggcggggggttgggggttCAGGACAGAGGATTGGTTGCAAGTgaagagaaggggaaatgggTGGCCTGCAGGTTGGGTGGGTAGACCTGCAGACTCAACCACCATTGCTCTGGGTCACCTATTAGTCTGGAATAGTCATCCAGAAATCCCCCACCAAGGTCAGCCAGAGCTGGGCCAAGGTcagcctcccttcccttcccagaaCCACAGCCGCTGCTGGGCTTCTGGTATCTTGGGAAATCCAGCAAAGGGGAAGGATTGACGTCATGAGGTGGGAGTGAGGTCATCCCACCTGTCCCATCCTCTGCCCACCCAGCGTGTTCTGGCTTCCCCGGGCCGTATTCCCCAAGTTCTTTGCCGGAAGCAGACGCCCGCGGAGCGCAGAGTGGCCGCCAGGGGGCGCCCTATGGCAAGAGCTCAGGGGACGGAGGGGTGGAGGCTGGGCTGGTGTCTGTTCCTGGAAtgggccaggagggaggaggagcaagcGGAAGGGGACGGTGTGTTGGCCGACCGCTGGGGCTCCGAAAGAAGACGGCCCCTCCGGTGGGCAGTTTGAGTATCTCGGGACCGTGGCTGCAGGTAGGCAGAGGTGATGCCAGGGCTCCCAGGTCCCCTTCCCTAGTCACAGcccttcccatctccctctcccttcctcttcaacCCTTCACCTCCTACCCTCCATTTTTGTCTTGGAACCTTCCCCTccagctcaacccctgagcccttCCTAAAACGCCAATCCCTCACCCTTTCAGTCGCAGTAGCTGCAGCTGGCAGGGTCAGAAGACAGGTGGTAGCCTAGCTGCTGTGCCACAGCCCCAGCTTTTGGGAGCCACTCTGGCCCCTGTGTCTCGGCTCCCGTCCCCTAGGCCAGAGGCCCCATCTCAGGGTCGCAGGTGTGCTGCTGGCGCTGGGTGGGTGGTGGCAGGTAACTCAGGTTCTCTTCCCGAGCCAGGCATGGCAGACTCCACAGAGGTCCGGGAGCTGGTGTACCTGGTCACAGGTGGCTGCGGCTTCCTGGGGGAGCATGTGGTGCGGATGCTTCTGCAGCGGGAACCCCGGCTCTTAGAGCTGCGGGTCTTTGACCTGCacctgggtgcctggctggagGAGCTGAAGACAGGTAAATCacagtggggagggaaggagtggGGTGGGCGGACTCCCTTTGCCGTGGTGGAAAAGATGATGCCTGTTTATAACTTCCGCGCCCATGGATGGGATGAATGAGTCACTTTGGGAATATGTGGCTCCTAAGGGTGTAGGCTGAACCCAGCAGCTGGCCAGCGGCCCCAGCTCAAGACATTGCTTCTGGCTGCCTCTCCTATCCTTCCCAGGGCCTGTGCAGGTGACTGCCATCCAGGGGGATGTGACCCAAGCCCACGAGGTGGCAGCGGCTGTGGCTGGAGCCCACGTAGTCATCCACACAGCCGGGCTGGTGGATGTGTTTGGGAGGGCCAGCCCTGAGACCATCTATGAGGTCAACGTGCAGGGTGAGGTGGCTATTTGTTCCCTACCCCCTCTTTGACCTTGACTTCTGGGATTCTCTTGTGAAAACCTGTCCTCTGGACACTCCTGCCCCTGTAATGGCAATTTGGCTACCCTCACTGACCTGCTGTAGTTTTCCTTGGACCTGGGGAAGGAAGCCACGGGCCCTCATCCAGAGTGGAGATGGGGGGTGGGAAAGATGCTGCGAGGGAGGAAGTTTTAGCTTCAGTAcactctttccctccctgccacctctcccaggcacaaagAACGTGATTGAGGCTTGTGTGCAGACTGGAACACGGTTCTTAGTCTACACGAGCAGCATGGAAGTTGTGGGGCCCAACATTAAAGGCCACCACTTCTACAGGTAAGCTTAGTTTCCCCCCAGTACTTGAGAGCCCCATCTCCCCTCAGCATTAAGAATTTtccttcttgggcagcctgggtggcttagtggtttagcgctgcctttagcccggggcctgatcctggagccccgggatcgagtcccacgtcgggctccctgcatggagcctgcttatccctctacctgtctctctgcctctgtctctctctctgtgtgtgtctctcatgaattaataaataaaatcttaaaaaaaaaaaaaaagaattttcctctTCCTCAACTAGGGGCAATGAGGACACCCCATATGAAGCAGTACACAGGCACCCCTATCCTTGCAGCAAGGCCCAAGCTGAGCGGCTGGTCCTGGAAGCCAATGGAAGGAAGGTGAGACAGGAGGCGAAGAGACAAAGACGTGGTGGGCAGGGCTGCTAGTCAGAGGCAGAGCCAAGGCCAGAGGGACTACTTTACATCCTGCCCCAATCATCGATTTCGGGaggccagggcagagggcaggccgCTGGGTCCTAGGTCTTAGCTATGCCTACCTCTTGCCCCCAGGTCCATGGGGGGCTGCCCCTGGTGACATGCGCCCTGCGTCCCACTGGCATCTACGGTGAAGGCCACCAGATCATGAGGGACTTCTACCACCAGGGCCTTCGTCTGGGGGGTCGACTCTTCCGGACCATCCCTGCCTCTGTGGAGCATGGCCGGGTCTATGTGGGTAAGGCCCGGGCTACACtgtggagggggggtggggtggcggggAAGGCTGAGAACGGGGCAGGACCCACGTAGTCCTGGGTGGGCAGTGTGTGCCCCGGCTAGCAAAGGGAGAGCCACACATGGGCCAGAGTAGCCGGATACTCGGGTATTATCTGCATGGCCACGGAGGACACACCAGCTGTGTGAGTTGGGAAGGCTAACATAAAAAACACATCACAGGCCAACTGGTTATGAGAACAGCATCTCTCCAGGAGAGGTGAGGGGCAGCATCTACACAGGACCAACAGAAGTAGCAGCATCCACACAGGCTGGCCCAGGAGAGCAAGTGGCCACAGGGCCTGGGGAGGAAGCAGCCTTCACCAGGGCCCTGGTTCACAGGCACACCTACGTGAGCCCCAAGAAGGGGCAGCTTGGACACGGGCTGGCTCAGGAGAGCACAGGGTCTCCACAGCCTCCAGGGCACTCAGGGCCACAtctgccccccttcccccgcTGACAGGCAACGTGGCCTGGATGCACGTGTTGGTGGCTCGAGAGCTGCAGCAGCGAGCTGCCCTGATGGGCGGCCAGGTGTACTTCTGCTATGACCAGTCGCCCTATAAGAGCTATGAGGACTTCAACATGGAGTTCCTGGGCCCCTGCGGACTGCGGCTGGTGGAGACCCGCCCGCTGGTGCCCTACTGGCTGTTGATGCTTCTGGCTGCTCTCAACGCCCTGCTGCAGTGGCTGCTGCGGCCGCTGCTTCTCTATGCACCCCTGCTCAACCCCTACACGCTGGCTGTGGCCAACACCGCCTTCACTGTGAACACCGACAAGGCTCGGCGCCACTTCGGCTATGAGCCCCTGTTCTCGTGGGAGGACAGCCGGACCCGCACCATCCGCTGGGTGCAGGCCATGGAGGGCTCGGCCCGGTGACggtggagcagggagagggaggccCCCCGAGCCCTCAAACCCTGGGCAAGGAGGGAGGCCTGCCTCCTAGCGCTGGAGGGGCGTCTGGCACCACACTGACGCGCCCACAGCCCTCCACATCTTTAATCCACGGGAGCGAGCTGTGGGTTTGGTCCCGGTACCTCTGAGTTCTAGGGCAGGGTTTGGCAAATGTCTGATTCCCCTAATGTTCCCACCTGCCCCGTCCCTTTCTGGCTTTTCAAGCAGGAAGTGAAGAGTTCCACGGGCTTCATGCTGGCCTTCTGACGTCCAGGCAGGACCCTTGGGCCTGCATTTGGACTGAAGTTGCTTTGTGGCTCCTCCCACCACCTTTGGCCCTCCTTGGCGGTCAGCatcccattattttaaaatttttattacctTCGGACAGCTCTCTTTCCTGTGAAGCCTAAGCAAATCCGTGtactttcccttcttcccacccGTCCACCCAAATTTGTTCCTATAATATTGTCAGAGCTCTGCCTGAGGGATCTGCCCCAGGAATGCTATACCTGGCCGAGCCCTGGATTAAAGCTCCTCACCCAGCTTGGGTCTATCCACCTGTCCGGCTTTGTCTCCCACCACGTCTCCCCCTCCCCACGGCGCCTGTCCCACACGGCGACAGAAGGAAGTGACCACACAGCACGCCCGCTGTTGGATTGGTTGCTATTTCTCCCGTCCCACGGGGCCCGAcccggcccggggtgggggtggggggctctggggacaggacatgcagggtggggtgggggggggcagaattttcctgtgttttatccATTTGCAACTTGGTCACCAATAGAGAGAAATGGGACTCTGAGGGCTAACAGGAGAGGGAGGCCTGGCTCTGGgcccccagccaggccccaggAGTCCTGTCCCCTcggggaggaaaaggaaagagctcTAGAAACCAACGGAGAAACAGAAGGGGCAAGGGCTCATGTCAGCAAACACGGCTACATCACGTGACACGCCAGCGACACGGAAACACACGCCAACGCACACGGCTGCAcagcgggcaggggcagggggagaagggagCCGGGGGCCACCCATCTTGTCCTCTGCGGGGCGGGCTGGGGGGACAGGGTGAATGCATAGAACACATCATGTACACACGCTCAAGGCGTGGCAAGAGCGTGCATCGACCCACAGGCACATGGGATGGACACGCAGTGTGCTTCgtgagaggcagggctggggagggtaGGGAGGGGGAGCAGCGAGCCCTGGCCAGGCCCAGGACCACCCACAGGGCACACTCGGGCTTAGTGGGCTTAGTGGTGGTAGGTGTGTGGAGGGGGAGCAGCACACACTCGTCCAAGAACATGCAAAAGACACCGGCCCCCAGACAACGTTCCAGGACATGGGTGGACACGGCGGCCCATGAGCAAACACATCACGGGACACGTGGGACTCAAAAGAGCTGGGGTACAGCAGACCCTCAGGGATCTGGTGCAGCTGAGACCCGGAGAGGGGCAGCTATGGGTCTAAGGCCACCAGAGGAGGCAACGGCATCACTCCGGCCATGGCTCTAGCCTTGGCCTTTGTGGCCTCAGGGCTGTGGGAATTCCGGAAACACCTGGGCTGCGAGGGTGTCCTGGCTCGGCAGCAGGAAGGaaaaggggtgggggtgctggggcccGTTCTGATGTCCCCAAAGAAGCCTGAGAGGGCAGCAGGAGGGTTGTGATCAGAGACCGGGGGCAACTTCCTGTTCTGCAGGACATTCCTGAAAGGGACAGGGAGGTTCCTCTCTGCAAGAAAGCCCACCTGGGGGGGTTGTCCCATATACAGGCCTCACACAGGCAGGACTTCAACAGCTCAAGTAGGGAAGAGGTCAGCTACACGAGCTggatgggagagggaggggtACTGTGTTCTGGAAGGCCACATCTGCATTGTCTCcctgtctccgtctctctctcgctctctctctctctctctctctctctcacacacacacacacacgcacacatgcacacatgcacttaCTTCACATGAGGTGGGACCCTGGAAAACCTCCTGCACACACATACCCAAGTCCTTCACTTTGCACACACGTATGTCCCACCCTGGGTGTTCAGTCCTGTACACATAGGTCCTTTGCTCAGGGACTTCTGCCTGCCACCAACCTCGCAAACCCACCTGTGCATTGTGTGTATATTGTCTACATGGTGAGCGAGGCGCTGGCCTTTTCCTTGTCTCAGTCTCAACCCTCGGGGGTGGGCAAAGGTGGGGACACCTATCCCAACATCTAGCAGGCAATGTGCCCCGGGGAGAGGGCACAGGACTCAGCTCCCCAGCCCCGCCACATTGGCCATTTCAGTTTGCCTGAAATTACCATTCCAGTCCCTGAGGCAGAGCCCAGAGCATCAAATGGGGGTGGTGAAGACAAACGCTAGCCTCTCCCAGCTCTGAGGTAAATGTGTGGAAGGCAAGAACGCCCTAATTCTCAATCTGTCTGGGGCAGCCCTCGACATTCACTTCATCAATAACATTTCCCACAAATTGACCTTCCGGGGGCATCTACGTGCAAATGAGTGCAGCCTCTGTGGGCACCACGCCCGTGTCAGCATGCACCTGTGCTCCAGCGGACATGCATGTGCCTGGGTGGGCCTGCTGCATGAGGCCTCCTCAGCCTGGGCCTGTGTGAGCACACTGAGGTATACCAGCTTTCACAAATGAAGGTCTACCCtctgcagagacacagagaaagactggCATGTGGGCCTGTGTGCACAGGGGCTCTGAGACCTGGCAGGGCAGGAAACTCCAGTTGCACAATGTTGGTGAAACAGTGTGTAGCCACACCAGATGTTGGTCGGCAgctgtagggagagagggagagggcaaataCGTCTGGATAAACAAACCTGGATGGCGCACGTGTCTTTAAAGAAGAACACGTGTGTGCATATAATACACAGGCGGGCAAAAATACACTACATAGAAAGCttctatacatacacacacactcacacagacatATCTACATAgcacagaaatataaatttttgtcCAGTGCACAACATGGAAGGTTCTGAGGAAACCTATCAACATTTCAAGCACAtctttgagacacacacacacacacacacacacacacacacatattcttcaCATTACCTGCTGGGAGAAATGCACATGTATATACAGGCTGAGCTAGGCTGTTTATACGTGTGTGCTTCCACTTACCTGCTTCCACTCACCTTGGTTAGACTCCACAGGCTCACAATGCAcaacatgcacatacacacacacactccctgggGTGGCGAAGCCAGAAAGCTTTGCTCAACATCACACTGGGGTGTCTGCCGTGGCCTATGTGTATCTGGGCCTACCTGGATCCTCTGAAAACGAGTGTAAGCATCTGCACACTCCCAACCCGCCTTATCTATAGCAGATGTGGGGACGGCGGGGATCAGCGGAGGAAGTGCTGTTGTATTGGATTCAAACACTCAAACACAAAATTCCACGCACACAAATTGTGTCTGTGGATCCGTggccacacacacatgcacatgcgtgcgcacgcgcgcacacacacacacacacacacacacacatctattcaCAGAAGACAGAGGAGGGCTCGGTGGGCTGCTGTGTTACACCTGGCCACAATCTATACACAACAACCCCAGTGAAGGGGGAAGCTCAGATGACACAGACTTGAGGTGGGGGCCAGAGGGTGATTTGGTGCTTCTACACAcatctacacacatacacacacgctgGGGTGTCCACACGTCTTGAGCATGTGCCGGCGGCGGCATGCATGTTGGTGTGCATGTGTAATCACGCCTGCTGCTATCTAcgtgcgggggcgggggtggtccATGGTGGGGGGAGGTCCAGGGACTCCAGGGTCTGacaggaaggggggaagggggggctgcCTGGGTCTGTCTTGGGGGTGAGCCTGGAGCAGGGGAGAGTGAAAGGGGTGGTGGGGGTATTGCTCCCAATGTGGTGGGGAAGGGTCTGGGAGAGAGAGGGGTGAGGGGCCTACAAGCCCAGCGTCCCCCCAATGGATGACGCCAAGACCACCCCCAGCACCACACAGCAAATGATGATCATGATTTTCTTCTGCAGGCAGAAAGGGTGACAGGGAAGAAGGACAAGAGAGTCGGAGAGATAGagatgggggggggaggagcgggggggggggcgggggggacgatGGGGGAGGAGGTGTGAGgaaaaaggaggggagagaaaacagaaaaaggaagaggtcAGAGCCAGAGATAAGGCCTCCCTCTGGATTTCATCACTCACCTCAGCCCTGGCCTGAGCCCAACCCCAAGAGCTCACTCCAGCCCACCTGCCCCACAGgctctcctgccccccaccagcccactccccacctccccacctccgaCTCCCCCTAACCACCCCCAATGCCATCCTGTCCCAGAGGCCCATCCAGCCCCCTGGCTCACCCTCCGGGCCTTGCTCTGATATTTCACAGCTTTCTTGGTGTCGGACACAGCTCGCTCCACATAGTCCACAGAATGTTCCACGTTGTACTCAATGCGGTCGATCATCTCACCCTGCAGAGGAGACATGCAGAGGATGAAgtgggggctgggctggagaagggggaaccccaGGGACCTACAGAAGGCTCCTAGAATGTGCAGGAGGGGCAGTACCTGGCTTTCCACGAGCATGGCCATGTCCACAAACATGTCATGCAGCTCTCGGATGCTGGTTTC
The sequence above is drawn from the Canis lupus baileyi chromosome 8, mCanLup2.hap1, whole genome shotgun sequence genome and encodes:
- the HSD3B7 gene encoding 3 beta-hydroxysteroid dehydrogenase type 7 isoform X1; translated protein: MADSTEVRELVYLVTGGCGFLGEHVVRMLLQREPRLLELRVFDLHLGAWLEELKTGPVQVTAIQGDVTQAHEVAAAVAGAHVVIHTAGLVDVFGRASPETIYEVNVQGTKNVIEACVQTGTRFLVYTSSMEVVGPNIKGHHFYRGNEDTPYEAVHRHPYPCSKAQAERLVLEANGRKVHGGLPLVTCALRPTGIYGEGHQIMRDFYHQGLRLGGRLFRTIPASVEHGRVYVGNVAWMHVLVARELQQRAALMGGQVYFCYDQSPYKSYEDFNMEFLGPCGLRLVETRPLVPYWLLMLLAALNALLQWLLRPLLLYAPLLNPYTLAVANTAFTVNTDKARRHFGYEPLFSWEDSRTRTIRWVQAMEGSAR
- the HSD3B7 gene encoding 3 beta-hydroxysteroid dehydrogenase type 7 isoform X2, with the protein product MADSTEVRELVYLVTGGCGFLGEHVVRMLLQREPRLLELRVFDLHLGAWLEELKTGPVQVTAIQGDVTQAHEVAAAVAGAHVVIHTAGLVDVFGRASPETIYEVNVQGTKNVIEACVQTGTRFLVYTSSMEVVGPNIKGHHFYRGNEDTPYEAVHRHPYPCSKAQAERLVLEANGRKGLRLGGRLFRTIPASVEHGRVYVGNVAWMHVLVARELQQRAALMGGQVYFCYDQSPYKSYEDFNMEFLGPCGLRLVETRPLVPYWLLMLLAALNALLQWLLRPLLLYAPLLNPYTLAVANTAFTVNTDKARRHFGYEPLFSWEDSRTRTIRWVQAMEGSAR
- the HSD3B7 gene encoding 3 beta-hydroxysteroid dehydrogenase type 7 isoform X3, translating into MADSTEVRELVYLVTGGCGFLGEHVVRMLLQREPRLLELRVFDLHLGAWLEELKTGTKNVIEACVQTGTRFLVYTSSMEVVGPNIKGHHFYRGNEDTPYEAVHRHPYPCSKAQAERLVLEANGRKVHGGLPLVTCALRPTGIYGEGHQIMRDFYHQGLRLGGRLFRTIPASVEHGRVYVGNVAWMHVLVARELQQRAALMGGQVYFCYDQSPYKSYEDFNMEFLGPCGLRLVETRPLVPYWLLMLLAALNALLQWLLRPLLLYAPLLNPYTLAVANTAFTVNTDKARRHFGYEPLFSWEDSRTRTIRWVQAMEGSAR